The Solibacillus sp. FSL W7-1464 genome contains a region encoding:
- a CDS encoding ABC transporter, which produces MLQALKVGLLIERSNRKNIVALLAVIVIVFGCMFFIKAQAVGDQLNEKRGDYYSSRAVLSKFQVQDASRDGDGSDLFKNLTQQKSAVALQIASLTLENYPMYYEASYRIAELRQQAFDMEDYEKVKDLLPTKFQNSLNYLYFKMMYESGKNTISDISHYIPFLLYFFSLVGVGWYIFMSFYTSSILLDDFEHSSIIKGYPVRFDQYVISKCIIAFLYVVAFIGLIFISAAPLLFNGMGDSAEKVAVYLGEPALISSVRYIVLCIVYMLVISMFVMLLSIILNVLLKNMYLTLFVHFILFFLPIIFPSIISVFPYNPFHFMNFNEILNGMPLDLVRPVDVTMNIGLLIMSICILIMLFVIKTFFSTGKIKRA; this is translated from the coding sequence ATGTTGCAGGCATTAAAAGTTGGATTACTCATCGAACGCTCCAACCGAAAAAATATTGTTGCGTTACTCGCAGTGATCGTCATTGTGTTCGGATGTATGTTTTTTATTAAAGCACAGGCAGTAGGAGATCAGCTCAATGAAAAAAGGGGCGACTACTACAGTTCACGTGCTGTATTATCCAAGTTCCAAGTTCAGGATGCCTCAAGGGACGGGGATGGCAGTGATTTATTTAAAAATCTGACCCAGCAGAAAAGTGCCGTCGCTTTACAAATTGCCTCATTAACTTTAGAAAACTATCCGATGTATTATGAAGCGTCCTATCGTATTGCCGAACTACGGCAACAAGCGTTTGATATGGAAGATTACGAAAAAGTGAAGGATTTGCTGCCTACCAAATTCCAAAATTCATTGAATTACCTATATTTTAAAATGATGTACGAATCGGGCAAAAATACGATTAGCGATATATCTCATTACATACCGTTTTTGTTGTATTTCTTTAGTTTAGTAGGTGTGGGCTGGTACATATTTATGAGTTTCTATACGAGTTCGATTTTACTGGATGATTTTGAGCATTCAAGCATTATTAAAGGCTACCCGGTTCGGTTTGACCAATATGTGATATCCAAATGTATCATTGCCTTTTTGTATGTTGTCGCATTTATTGGGCTCATCTTTATTAGTGCGGCGCCATTGTTATTCAATGGAATGGGCGATAGTGCCGAAAAAGTGGCTGTTTATTTAGGGGAGCCGGCATTAATTTCAAGTGTGCGCTATATTGTGCTTTGCATTGTCTATATGCTGGTCATTTCAATGTTTGTCATGCTATTGTCCATTATTTTAAATGTACTGCTGAAAAATATGTATTTGACATTGTTTGTTCATTTTATTCTATTCTTTTTACCGATAATTTTCCCTTCGATTATTAGTGTGTTCCCGTACAATCCGTTCCATTTCATGAACTTCAATGAAATTTTAAATGGAATGCCGTTGGATTTAGTGCGTCCTGTGGATGTAACGATGAATATCGGGTTATTGATTATGAGTATTTGTATATTAATCATGTTATTCGTCATTAAAACATTCTTCTCTACAGGAAAAATTAAAAGGGCCTAA
- a CDS encoding ABC transporter permease has translation MYGYFKFELKQFFTNKKNLAIYFLLAFAAIFYAFKIAPAYDPIEKVDREEIEARYLTRQEFIDDLSKRDLWQIHPLTVDAYHKFSAVNPLDKARMDALDANDLKKYAEVTSTWYFEMSYMTFYNEHLSYNDRYYVADREFANNEGALNAMDQHYRYSAFNEADYELSIGVFEQRTALQTLERLVKGPLPLILIICSLLLAIDIVAKDRRHPTVLKGFPIADWKKLLMKAGVAFIGSITLFAPLLIGFMIIGAQSGFGHLKLPSPEYVFAFIPWGNESLANMMTLGTFLGRSLSLLILWFIVIINVVILSSVLFRQEMVNLAAGLFVIFGEKFYLSRGIGYFWEVEKVPTTYIHVGKVVSSYQNYYLGSENVDYQYGLLLLTICAVVLLIIPLLISLSKRFKLVK, from the coding sequence ATGTACGGATATTTTAAATTTGAACTGAAACAGTTTTTTACGAATAAGAAAAACTTGGCGATTTATTTTCTCTTGGCGTTTGCTGCGATATTTTATGCGTTTAAGATTGCACCTGCCTATGATCCGATTGAAAAAGTGGATCGAGAGGAAATTGAAGCCCGCTATTTAACACGTCAGGAATTTATCGATGATTTAAGTAAGAGGGACTTATGGCAAATTCATCCGCTTACAGTTGATGCGTACCATAAGTTTTCTGCTGTCAACCCGTTGGATAAGGCAAGAATGGATGCACTTGATGCAAATGATCTGAAAAAGTATGCGGAAGTAACGAGCACCTGGTATTTTGAGATGAGCTATATGACTTTTTATAATGAGCACCTTTCCTATAATGACCGTTATTATGTGGCAGACAGGGAATTTGCAAATAATGAAGGTGCTTTAAATGCAATGGATCAACATTACCGGTACAGTGCTTTTAATGAGGCGGATTACGAGTTGTCAATTGGTGTATTTGAACAGCGTACAGCATTGCAAACGCTTGAACGACTTGTAAAAGGACCGCTTCCTTTAATATTAATTATTTGTTCCTTGTTACTGGCAATCGATATTGTGGCGAAGGATCGTCGTCATCCGACTGTGCTGAAAGGTTTTCCGATTGCCGACTGGAAGAAGCTGCTCATGAAAGCAGGTGTTGCTTTTATCGGCAGTATTACTTTATTTGCTCCTTTACTTATTGGTTTTATGATCATTGGAGCTCAATCAGGTTTCGGGCATCTTAAGCTGCCATCACCTGAGTATGTATTTGCTTTCATACCATGGGGAAATGAGAGTTTAGCTAATATGATGACATTGGGCACGTTTTTGGGCCGGTCTTTATCACTCTTAATTTTATGGTTCATTGTCATCATCAATGTTGTGATTTTAAGCAGTGTGCTGTTCCGACAAGAAATGGTGAACTTGGCGGCCGGACTATTCGTCATTTTTGGCGAAAAGTTTTATCTGAGCCGCGGTATCGGTTATTTCTGGGAAGTGGAAAAAGTACCTACAACGTATATCCATGTCGGAAAAGTTGTGTCTAGTTATCAGAACTATTATTTAGGAAGTGAGAATGTAGATTATCAATACGGCTTGCTATTATTGACAATATGCGCGGTAGTATTATTGATAATTCCGTTGCTCATTTCACTCAGTAAACGTTTCAAGCTTGTAAAATAG
- a CDS encoding ABC transporter ATP-binding protein: protein MIAIENITVQFADKKVLNDISIEFEQGEMIGLVAPNGTGKSTLMNVIMNYLPPTSGKVSFNGNLSYSSKSNEVKIHEFVSMMPDQSDLYNHLSGRAHLKMFATMWKSDPKLIDETIEALNMGHYVNKKTGTYSLGMRQRLCFAMQIVANTDIMMMDEVMNGLDPNNIEVISKILMKKKAEGKMIIIASHLLDNLEKYADRIFLFNGGKLVDTNEIIEGFSQAKIKTVRVKNMEESVKALLKEKYPQIEQQTLVTDMTLLHLPSSEPMLLSDLTEFMVDNNVMDFAFGKVTLNDLYALYYHEVV from the coding sequence ATGATCGCTATTGAAAATATAACCGTTCAGTTTGCTGATAAAAAAGTGCTCAACGATATTTCGATCGAGTTTGAACAAGGTGAGATGATCGGTCTGGTAGCACCGAACGGAACCGGGAAATCGACTTTGATGAATGTCATTATGAACTATTTGCCGCCGACAAGCGGGAAAGTATCGTTTAACGGAAACCTTAGCTATTCGAGTAAATCAAATGAGGTGAAGATTCACGAGTTTGTGTCGATGATGCCGGACCAAAGTGATTTATATAATCATTTAAGCGGCCGTGCGCATTTAAAAATGTTCGCAACGATGTGGAAGTCCGATCCAAAACTGATCGACGAAACAATTGAAGCATTGAATATGGGCCATTATGTAAATAAAAAAACCGGTACGTATTCACTCGGCATGCGTCAGCGTCTTTGTTTTGCAATGCAGATTGTTGCCAACACCGACATTATGATGATGGACGAAGTAATGAACGGGCTCGACCCGAATAATATTGAAGTTATTTCAAAGATTTTAATGAAAAAAAAGGCCGAGGGCAAAATGATCATCATCGCTTCGCACTTGCTCGATAATCTGGAAAAGTATGCCGACCGGATTTTCCTGTTCAATGGAGGCAAACTGGTCGATACGAATGAAATTATTGAAGGGTTCAGCCAGGCGAAAATCAAAACAGTACGTGTAAAAAATATGGAGGAATCCGTAAAAGCGCTGCTGAAGGAGAAATATCCGCAAATTGAACAGCAAACACTCGTTACGGATATGACACTGCTGCATCTCCCTAGTTCGGAACCGATGCTGTTAAGCGATCTGACTGAATTTATGGTGGATAACAATGTAATGGATTTTGCATTTGGTAAAGTGACATTGAATGATTTATATGCTCTTTACTATCATGAAGTTGTATAA